A part of Flavobacteriaceae bacterium GSB9 genomic DNA contains:
- a CDS encoding M3 family metallopeptidase, giving the protein MIKKSLITPFNTKYNTAPFSKIENSDFLPTIKEAIEMAKSEIDSIVYNTEPPTFENTIEALDFTGEQLDRISSIFFNLNSAETNDEIQKIAQEVSPLLSEFSNDITLNQELFQRVKAVYEQKDTLKLTTEQETLLDKKYKSFSRNGANLSEDKKLKLRDIDKKLSTLKLKFGENVLAETNAFEMLITNKNDLSGLPEGAIEAAKQLAESKEKEGWLFTLHYPSYIPFMTYADNRELRKKLALAFGAKSFKGDDLDNQNIVLEIVKLRHKRAKLLGYKTHAHFVLEERMAQTPEKVQSFLNELLEKAKPAAKREFEALSGFAKETDGIDQLQKWDGAYYSEKLKQKLFDLDDEKLKPYFKLENVINGAFTVASKLFGLQFEEINDIDKYHDEVLTYKVTNLKGNFIAVFYADFFPRSGKRNGAWMTVYKPQYVKKGENSRPHISIVCNFTKPTKSKPSLLTFNEVTTLFHEFGHALHGMLANTTYPSLSGTSVYWDFVELPSQVMENWCYEKEALELFATHYETGEVIPMELIEKIKASATFNEGMQTLRQLSFGLLDMSWHAIESPEKIDNVKAHETEAFKGTQLYPDVESNCMSTSFAHIFQGGYSSGYYSYKWAEVLDADAFEYFKEEGIFSKTVAQKFKDNVLSQGGTDNPMELYKRFRGKEPQPDALLRRAGLIEKRTLS; this is encoded by the coding sequence ATGATAAAGAAATCGCTAATTACCCCATTTAATACTAAATATAACACCGCTCCATTTTCAAAAATTGAAAATTCTGACTTTCTCCCAACTATAAAAGAAGCTATAGAAATGGCTAAAAGTGAAATAGATAGCATTGTCTACAATACCGAGCCGCCGACTTTTGAAAACACAATAGAGGCACTAGACTTCACTGGCGAACAATTAGACCGTATTTCGAGTATCTTTTTCAATTTGAATTCCGCCGAAACCAATGACGAGATTCAAAAAATAGCGCAAGAGGTTTCGCCTTTGTTATCTGAATTCAGTAACGACATTACCTTAAATCAAGAGTTATTTCAACGCGTAAAGGCTGTGTACGAGCAAAAAGATACGCTAAAACTCACTACGGAACAAGAAACGCTTCTCGACAAAAAATACAAAAGCTTCTCTAGAAATGGCGCCAATTTATCCGAGGACAAAAAGCTAAAACTTAGAGATATTGACAAAAAGCTTAGCACCCTAAAACTTAAATTTGGTGAAAACGTGTTGGCCGAAACCAATGCATTTGAAATGCTTATTACCAATAAAAATGACCTTTCTGGATTACCAGAAGGTGCCATTGAAGCGGCAAAACAACTTGCCGAAAGCAAAGAAAAAGAAGGTTGGCTATTTACCCTGCACTACCCGAGCTATATTCCGTTTATGACCTATGCCGATAATCGTGAATTACGAAAAAAATTAGCATTAGCTTTTGGGGCTAAATCGTTTAAAGGCGATGATTTGGACAACCAAAATATCGTGTTAGAAATTGTAAAATTAAGACACAAACGTGCCAAGCTTTTAGGCTACAAAACACATGCGCATTTTGTTTTGGAAGAACGAATGGCGCAAACTCCAGAAAAAGTACAATCGTTTTTAAACGAGCTTTTAGAAAAAGCAAAGCCTGCCGCCAAACGCGAATTTGAAGCATTAAGTGGTTTTGCTAAAGAGACCGACGGTATTGATCAACTCCAAAAATGGGATGGTGCCTATTACTCTGAAAAACTAAAACAGAAATTATTTGATTTAGATGACGAAAAACTAAAACCCTATTTTAAATTAGAAAACGTTATTAACGGTGCTTTTACCGTGGCAAGCAAACTTTTCGGTTTACAATTTGAAGAAATTAATGATATCGATAAATATCACGATGAAGTGTTGACCTATAAGGTTACCAATTTAAAAGGAAATTTTATAGCTGTTTTCTATGCTGATTTCTTTCCAAGATCTGGAAAACGAAACGGTGCTTGGATGACCGTTTACAAACCACAGTATGTTAAAAAAGGCGAAAACAGCCGCCCACATATTTCAATTGTTTGCAACTTTACTAAGCCAACAAAAAGTAAGCCATCACTGCTTACATTCAATGAAGTCACGACCTTATTCCATGAATTTGGGCACGCCCTGCATGGTATGTTGGCCAATACTACCTACCCAAGTTTATCGGGCACAAGTGTGTATTGGGATTTTGTAGAACTGCCCAGTCAGGTGATGGAAAACTGGTGTTATGAAAAAGAAGCTTTAGAATTGTTCGCTACGCATTATGAAACTGGTGAGGTTATCCCAATGGAGTTAATCGAAAAAATAAAAGCGTCTGCAACCTTCAACGAAGGCATGCAAACACTCCGCCAGTTGAGTTTTGGGTTACTTGATATGAGCTGGCATGCCATCGAATCGCCAGAAAAAATCGACAATGTAAAAGCCCACGAAACTGAAGCCTTTAAAGGCACACAACTTTATCCAGATGTTGAAAGCAATTGTATGAGCACATCGTTTGCCCATATTTTTCAAGGCGGTTACTCTTCTGGCTACTATAGCTATAAATGGGCCGAAGTTTTGGATGCCGATGCCTTTGAATATTTTAAGGAGGAAGGTATTTTTAGCAAAACCGTTGCTCAAAAATTTAAAGACAATGTGCTATCGCAAGGGGGCACCGATAACCCCATGGAACTATACAAACGTTTCCGCGGAAAGGAACCGCAACCTGATGCGTTATTAAGACGTGCTGGGTTGATTGAAAAACGTACACTTTCATAA
- a CDS encoding 5-(carboxyamino)imidazole ribonucleotide synthase has translation MNYFSSDFKLGILGGGQLGKMLLYNTRKFDIHTCILEASEDAPCKIACDEFHLGDLLDYNAVYNFGKQVDVLTIEIENVNVDALEALEKEGVKVYPASKTLRTIQNKAKQKLFYVDNNLPTAPFSRFAYLSEIEDAIENGGLNFPFVWKAAQFGYDGNGVKVVRKLSDLEGLPKGECIAENLVPFKNELAVIVARNPSGETKTYPVVEMEFHPEANQVEYVICPARIDEAVAKKAQEVALNVSKSFNHVGLLAVEMFQTQDDKILINEVAPRPHNSGHQTIEASYTSQFEQHIRAILDLPLGRTDSKVGGVMVNLVGAEGHTGNVVYQNIESIMGMDGVTPHIYGKKQTRPFRKMGHVTIVNENLGEARKVAEDVKKTIKVISKKI, from the coding sequence ATGAATTACTTTTCTTCAGATTTTAAACTCGGTATTTTAGGCGGCGGCCAACTAGGAAAAATGCTATTATACAATACGAGAAAGTTTGATATCCACACCTGTATTTTAGAAGCGAGCGAAGATGCGCCCTGTAAAATTGCTTGCGATGAGTTCCATTTAGGTGATTTATTGGATTATAATGCGGTTTATAATTTTGGGAAACAGGTTGATGTATTAACCATTGAAATAGAAAACGTAAACGTAGATGCCCTAGAAGCCCTTGAAAAAGAAGGTGTAAAGGTTTATCCAGCATCAAAAACATTGCGAACCATTCAAAACAAAGCCAAACAAAAGCTTTTTTATGTAGACAACAACTTACCAACAGCGCCATTTTCACGCTTTGCTTACCTATCGGAAATTGAAGATGCCATTGAAAACGGAGGGCTTAACTTCCCGTTTGTTTGGAAAGCGGCACAGTTTGGCTACGACGGCAATGGTGTTAAGGTAGTACGAAAACTATCAGATTTAGAAGGCTTACCTAAAGGCGAATGCATTGCTGAAAACTTAGTGCCTTTTAAAAACGAATTGGCTGTAATCGTGGCTCGAAACCCATCAGGAGAAACTAAAACGTATCCAGTTGTTGAAATGGAGTTTCACCCTGAAGCCAACCAAGTGGAGTACGTGATTTGCCCGGCACGGATAGATGAAGCCGTGGCAAAAAAAGCACAAGAAGTGGCTTTAAATGTTTCTAAGTCCTTTAACCACGTAGGCCTTTTGGCCGTTGAAATGTTTCAAACGCAAGACGATAAAATTTTAATAAACGAAGTGGCTCCCCGTCCACACAATTCGGGCCACCAAACCATTGAAGCGAGTTATACCTCGCAGTTCGAGCAACATATCCGAGCCATTCTAGATTTACCATTAGGAAGAACCGATAGTAAAGTGGGCGGTGTTATGGTAAATTTAGTAGGTGCTGAGGGCCACACCGGAAACGTGGTTTACCAAAATATTGAAAGCATTATGGGTATGGATGGTGTTACCCCACATATTTATGGTAAAAAACAAACCCGTCCGTTTAGAAAAATGGGACACGTTACCATTGTGAATGAAAATTTAGGTGAAGCACGAAAAGTTGCAGAAGACGTAAAAAAAACCATAAAAGTTATAAGTAAAAAGATATGA
- a CDS encoding YjjG family noncanonical pyrimidine nucleotidase: MRTNAITDIFFDLDHTLWDFNKNSALTFKKIFEINQVCLDVDAFLSHYEPINLKYWKLYREEKIEKNDLRFARLSDTFQSLSFTIENRLVHKLANDYITHLTSFNHLFENTFEILDYLSLRYKLHIITNGFNEVQNTKLTRSKINTYFKTVTNSENAGVKKPNPKIFNYALDQAKTSAQNSVMIGDNYEADILGAKHIGMDVVHFDLSDTSIAEDGVKKINNLIQLKKYL, from the coding sequence ATGAGAACTAATGCCATTACTGATATTTTTTTCGACTTAGATCATACGCTGTGGGATTTCAATAAAAACTCAGCGTTAACATTTAAAAAGATATTTGAAATCAACCAAGTATGTTTAGACGTCGATGCATTTTTAAGTCATTACGAGCCCATAAACCTCAAATATTGGAAGCTTTACCGGGAAGAAAAAATTGAGAAAAATGATCTTCGTTTTGCAAGACTTAGTGACACCTTTCAGTCTTTAAGTTTTACAATTGAAAATCGATTGGTACATAAATTGGCCAACGATTATATAACCCATTTAACCAGCTTCAATCATTTGTTTGAAAACACATTTGAAATTTTAGATTATTTAAGCCTCCGGTACAAGCTTCATATTATCACAAACGGGTTTAACGAGGTACAGAATACCAAACTAACTAGGTCTAAAATCAACACTTATTTTAAAACGGTGACCAATTCAGAAAATGCGGGCGTAAAAAAGCCAAATCCTAAAATATTTAATTATGCACTTGACCAAGCCAAAACCAGCGCACAAAACAGCGTTATGATTGGCGATAATTATGAAGCCGACATTTTAGGCGCAAAGCATATTGGCATGGATGTTGTGCATTTTGATTTAAGCGACACTTCTATAGCTGAAGATGGCGTTAAAAAAATCAATAACCTCATCCAATTAAAGAAATATTTGTAA
- the obgE gene encoding GTPase ObgE, giving the protein MTEGNFVDYVKMYVSSGNGGKGSAHLHREKYIAKGGPDGGDGGRGGHVIVRGKENLWTLFHLKFKKHIRAGHGEHGSSNRSFGADGDDVYIDVPLGTVVRDTETNKVLFEITDDGEEKILAEGGKGGLGNWHFKSSTNQTPRYAQPGLPMEEKYVTMELKVLADVGLVGFPNAGKSTLLSVMTSAKPKIADYEFTTLKPNLGIVEYRDFQTFIMADIPGIIEGAAEGKGLGHYFLRHIERNSILLFLIPADANNIKKQYDILLDELRRYNPEMLDKERIIAISKSDMLDDELKAEMKKELDKQLPIPYLFISSVAQKGITELKDKLWKMLNN; this is encoded by the coding sequence ATGACTGAAGGAAATTTTGTCGATTACGTAAAAATGTATGTGTCTTCCGGTAACGGAGGTAAAGGTTCTGCCCACCTGCATCGCGAAAAATATATTGCTAAGGGAGGACCTGATGGAGGTGATGGCGGGCGTGGTGGTCACGTTATTGTAAGGGGCAAAGAAAACCTTTGGACACTCTTTCATTTAAAATTTAAAAAGCACATTCGTGCTGGACATGGCGAACATGGCAGTAGTAACCGCAGTTTTGGTGCCGATGGTGATGATGTGTATATCGATGTGCCTTTAGGAACGGTAGTGCGCGATACCGAAACCAACAAGGTTCTTTTTGAAATTACCGACGATGGTGAAGAAAAAATCTTGGCCGAAGGCGGAAAAGGCGGACTTGGCAACTGGCATTTTAAGTCGTCAACCAACCAAACACCGCGTTATGCACAGCCTGGTTTGCCCATGGAAGAGAAGTACGTTACCATGGAGCTGAAAGTGCTTGCCGATGTAGGCTTGGTAGGCTTTCCAAACGCAGGGAAATCCACCTTGCTTTCTGTGATGACTTCAGCAAAGCCAAAAATCGCCGATTATGAATTCACAACTTTAAAACCCAATTTAGGAATTGTTGAATACCGCGATTTCCAAACGTTTATTATGGCCGATATACCGGGAATTATTGAAGGTGCTGCTGAAGGCAAAGGACTGGGGCATTACTTTTTGCGGCATATTGAGCGTAACTCCATATTATTGTTTTTAATTCCTGCTGATGCAAACAATATAAAAAAGCAATATGATATCCTGTTGGACGAATTGCGCCGTTACAACCCAGAGATGCTCGATAAAGAACGCATAATTGCCATTTCAAAAAGTGACATGCTGGATGACGAGCTAAAAGCTGAAATGAAAAAAGAATTGGATAAACAATTGCCTATTCCGTATCTCTTTATTTCATCGGTGGCTCAAAAAGGGATTACCGAATTAAAGGATAAGCTTTGGAAGATGCTGAACAATTAA
- the radC gene encoding DNA repair protein RadC codes for MTEKKPSFSIKNWNQDDQPREKLLHKGRAALSDAELVAILIGSGNREESAVALCKRILASVDNNLSQLGKLSIKQLMAFKGIGEAKAITIAAALELGRRRRSEDALQKKKITSSSDVFELMQPIIGELEHEEFWIIYLNNSNKVIQKNQLSKGGITGTLVDVRLVLKSALEVGATGLILAHNHPSGTLKPSEADKQITEKLKIAAISLDIKVLDHLIVTEKVYFSFADEGIL; via the coding sequence GTGACAGAAAAAAAACCTTCCTTTTCAATAAAAAACTGGAACCAAGACGACCAGCCTCGTGAAAAATTACTGCATAAAGGCCGAGCCGCTTTGAGTGATGCCGAACTAGTTGCTATTTTAATAGGTTCGGGAAATCGTGAAGAAAGTGCGGTGGCTCTATGCAAACGCATATTAGCGAGTGTCGATAATAATTTGAGCCAACTGGGAAAGCTATCCATAAAACAACTTATGGCGTTTAAAGGTATAGGTGAAGCCAAAGCCATAACCATTGCTGCTGCATTGGAATTGGGACGTAGAAGACGAAGCGAAGACGCGCTTCAAAAGAAAAAAATAACCTCCAGCAGCGATGTTTTTGAACTCATGCAACCCATTATTGGTGAATTAGAACACGAAGAATTTTGGATTATTTATTTAAACAATTCCAACAAAGTCATCCAAAAAAACCAACTGAGTAAAGGCGGCATAACAGGTACTTTGGTTGATGTTAGGCTCGTGCTAAAAAGCGCACTTGAAGTTGGTGCAACGGGTTTAATTTTGGCGCACAATCACCCGTCAGGAACATTAAAACCAAGTGAAGCCGACAAACAAATTACAGAAAAATTAAAAATCGCAGCCATAAGTTTAGATATTAAAGTATTAGACCACCTGATTGTAACCGAAAAAGTATACTTTAGTTTTGCCGACGAAGGAATTTTATAA
- the purE gene encoding 5-(carboxyamino)imidazole ribonucleotide mutase, whose product MSKVGVIMGSKSDLPVMQDAIDILKGFDIEVEVDIVSAHRTPEKLFEYGKNAHTKGFSVIIAGAGGAAHLPGMIASLSPLPVIGVPVKSSNSIDGWDSVLSILQMPGGVPVATVALNGAKNAGILAAQIIGSSDKCVLDKVVAYKEGLKIKVHESAKDL is encoded by the coding sequence ATGAGCAAGGTAGGAGTAATTATGGGAAGCAAAAGCGACCTTCCTGTAATGCAAGATGCAATAGACATCTTAAAAGGATTTGATATTGAGGTTGAAGTTGACATTGTTTCAGCGCACCGTACACCAGAAAAACTATTTGAATATGGAAAAAATGCACACACCAAAGGGTTTTCTGTAATTATTGCAGGAGCAGGTGGTGCGGCCCATTTACCGGGCATGATTGCCTCATTATCACCGCTACCCGTAATTGGCGTTCCGGTAAAAAGCAGCAACTCCATTGATGGATGGGATTCTGTACTTTCCATCTTACAAATGCCAGGCGGTGTTCCCGTGGCAACAGTAGCTCTAAATGGCGCAAAAAATGCAGGGATATTGGCAGCACAAATTATTGGCTCGAGCGACAAATGCGTACTAGATAAAGTTGTCGCTTACAAAGAAGGCCTTAAAATCAAGGTTCACGAGTCGGCAAAAGACCTATAA
- a CDS encoding adenylate kinase: protein MIKLHDKYFKPFISARQIDEALQRMADEIAEDVGDDIPVFVGILNGSFMLTSDFVKKYPKTCEVTFIKLASYEGLKSSEDIQRLIGLTQDLTGRTVIILEDIIDSGKTLAEVHRIFKNEKVKSLKIATLFYKPEAYKKDFKLHYVGIDIPDKFIVGYGLDYDGLGRNLTEVYQIKQTQHMTNLVLFGPPGAGKGTQAEFLKEKYNLVHISTGDVFRFNIKNETALGMLAKSYIDKGELVPDQVTIDMLNAEVEKNADANGFIFDGFPRTNAQAEALDKLMDSKDSQINAMIALEVEDEILVKRLIGRGKTSGRADDADESIIRNRIKEYYNKTAILKDYYSAQDKYHGVDGVGSIEEITERLSKVIDKL from the coding sequence GTGATTAAGCTACACGATAAATATTTTAAGCCATTTATTTCTGCCCGTCAAATTGACGAGGCTTTGCAGCGAATGGCCGATGAAATTGCGGAAGACGTTGGTGACGACATTCCGGTTTTTGTGGGTATACTTAATGGTTCGTTCATGCTAACGAGCGATTTTGTGAAAAAATACCCAAAAACTTGCGAAGTAACTTTTATAAAACTCGCATCTTACGAAGGCTTAAAATCTTCCGAAGACATCCAGCGATTAATTGGACTGACTCAAGATTTAACAGGCCGAACCGTCATTATTTTAGAAGATATTATAGATTCTGGAAAGACTTTGGCTGAGGTGCACCGCATCTTTAAAAACGAAAAGGTGAAATCTCTAAAAATAGCCACCTTGTTTTACAAACCAGAAGCTTACAAAAAAGACTTTAAACTACACTATGTTGGTATTGATATCCCAGATAAGTTTATTGTGGGCTATGGATTAGACTACGATGGCCTTGGGCGCAATCTAACAGAAGTATATCAAATTAAACAAACACAACATATGACAAACTTAGTATTATTTGGTCCTCCGGGAGCAGGAAAGGGAACGCAAGCAGAATTTTTAAAAGAAAAGTACAATTTAGTACACATTTCAACGGGCGATGTTTTTAGGTTTAACATTAAAAACGAAACCGCTTTAGGCATGTTGGCAAAATCGTACATAGATAAAGGCGAACTGGTTCCAGACCAAGTAACTATTGATATGTTGAATGCTGAGGTAGAAAAAAATGCCGATGCAAACGGCTTTATTTTTGACGGTTTCCCAAGAACCAATGCGCAAGCCGAAGCTTTGGATAAATTGATGGACAGCAAAGATTCGCAAATAAATGCTATGATTGCACTTGAGGTCGAAGATGAAATTTTGGTAAAACGCCTTATTGGAAGAGGAAAAACTAGTGGGCGAGCCGATGATGCCGATGAGTCCATCATTAGAAACCGCATTAAAGAGTATTACAACAAAACCGCTATTTTAAAAGACTACTATTCTGCCCAAGATAAATACCACGGTGTTGATGGCGTGGGCAGTATTGAAGAGATTACCGAGCGTTTGAGCAAGGTAATCGATAAGTTATAG
- a CDS encoding Mur ligase family protein produces MNVHFIAIGGAAMHNLALALHNKGYQVTGSDDTIFEPSKSRLEAKGLLPKQFGWFPEKITKNLDAVVLGMHAKADNPELLKAQELGLKIYSYPEFLYEQSKGKTRVVIGGSHGKTTITSMILHVMHYHDRDVDYMVGAQLEGFDMMVKLTENNDFIVLEGDEYLSSPIDRRPKFHLYKPNIALLSGIAWDHINVFPTYVNYVEQFSIFVDSIVSGGSINYNEEDPEVKSVVEASENTIRKIAYHTPEYTVENGETLLETPEGPLPIEIFGKHNLNNLAGAKWICQHMGIDEDDFYEAIATFKGASKRLEKIAESNNAVAFKDFAHSPSKVEATTKAVKEQYANRSLVACLELHTYSSLNAEFLKEYKGTLVAADIAVVFYSPHAVEIKKLDAVTHDQIADAFQRNDLKIYTNPDDFKAFLFEQNFNNKALLLMSSGNYGGLNFDEVKKLIR; encoded by the coding sequence ATGAACGTACATTTTATAGCCATTGGCGGTGCTGCCATGCACAATTTGGCACTAGCCTTACATAACAAAGGATATCAGGTAACGGGCAGCGACGATACCATTTTCGAACCTTCAAAATCCAGGCTGGAAGCCAAAGGTTTATTACCAAAACAGTTTGGCTGGTTTCCCGAAAAAATTACCAAAAACCTTGATGCTGTTGTTTTGGGCATGCACGCTAAGGCCGATAACCCTGAATTATTGAAGGCTCAGGAATTGGGACTAAAAATTTACTCATATCCCGAATTTTTATACGAACAATCTAAAGGAAAAACCAGGGTAGTCATTGGCGGAAGCCACGGTAAAACCACCATTACTTCTATGATTTTACACGTTATGCACTATCACGACCGTGATGTGGATTATATGGTGGGCGCCCAATTAGAAGGCTTTGACATGATGGTAAAACTCACCGAAAACAATGATTTTATAGTTTTAGAGGGCGACGAATATTTGAGCTCGCCCATTGATAGACGTCCAAAATTCCATTTATACAAACCCAATATTGCCTTGCTCAGTGGCATTGCATGGGATCATATAAACGTATTCCCCACCTATGTAAACTATGTGGAGCAGTTCAGTATTTTTGTCGATTCGATTGTTAGCGGCGGCAGTATTAATTACAACGAAGAAGACCCCGAAGTAAAAAGCGTGGTTGAAGCCAGTGAAAATACCATAAGAAAAATTGCTTACCACACGCCTGAATATACCGTTGAAAACGGCGAAACGCTTTTGGAAACGCCTGAAGGTCCACTGCCCATTGAAATTTTTGGAAAACACAACCTCAACAACTTGGCTGGTGCCAAATGGATTTGCCAACACATGGGTATTGACGAAGATGATTTTTACGAAGCCATTGCCACCTTTAAAGGTGCCAGTAAACGTTTGGAAAAAATTGCCGAAAGTAATAATGCTGTTGCCTTTAAGGATTTTGCGCATTCGCCAAGTAAAGTAGAAGCCACAACCAAAGCTGTTAAGGAACAATATGCCAACCGCTCCTTAGTCGCTTGCTTAGAATTGCATACTTATAGCAGTTTAAATGCAGAGTTTTTAAAAGAATACAAAGGCACCTTGGTTGCTGCCGATATAGCCGTCGTGTTTTACTCACCACACGCCGTTGAAATTAAAAAGCTTGATGCGGTAACCCATGACCAAATTGCCGATGCGTTTCAGCGAAACGATTTAAAAATTTATACCAATCCAGACGATTTTAAGGCTTTCCTTTTTGAACAGAATTTTAACAATAAAGCCTTGTTATTAATGAGTTCCGGCAATTATGGCGGATTGAATTTTGATGAAGTGAAAAAATTAATCCGTTGA
- a CDS encoding polysaccharide deacetylase family protein yields MLLVYTHKISPRLKYVFKHICKRVLDIDVDFTTQIEAFIAHDSIKMSYTTKQLGNEFFVKSHDILFEQGLNDIEIHIHDWENTKCFFYIGEKSSIPFDIFSASFYLLSRYEEYLPHLKDDYGRFTATESLAYNEGFLHQPVVDIWAYKFKAAIQKQFPEFVFPIKTYSARPIIDVPSAYKYNLKGIMRTLGGTLKDFFKLKIKSLYTRFLVLLGFKHDPYDTYKYIINRQKSSSFKFLFFFLIGSYTTYDKGINPNKKKYVSLIKHIGDYCDVGLKASYFAISNVTVLKKEKTRMEEIMNTNLAASRQSFSKLNLPESYRNLISLEIKEDYTMGYVDHIGFRAGSCTPFLFYDLDYEVQTPLKIVPYHVMDYSLLKHRSLLDKKQALKAIIQEVKQVNGMLVPIFHNYTFSDNTRWKGFKDLFNMILNSADEN; encoded by the coding sequence ATGCTATTAGTTTACACCCATAAAATATCGCCACGTTTAAAATATGTATTTAAGCACATTTGTAAAAGAGTGCTGGACATAGACGTGGATTTTACCACCCAAATAGAAGCCTTTATTGCTCACGACAGTATAAAAATGTCGTATACCACAAAACAATTGGGCAACGAGTTTTTTGTAAAAAGCCATGATATTTTGTTCGAACAGGGTTTAAACGATATTGAAATACACATACACGATTGGGAAAACACCAAATGTTTTTTTTATATCGGTGAAAAAAGCAGCATACCTTTCGATATTTTTTCGGCTTCATTTTACCTGTTATCGCGTTACGAAGAGTATCTTCCACATTTAAAAGATGATTACGGCAGATTTACGGCAACCGAAAGCCTAGCTTACAACGAAGGATTTCTACACCAACCCGTGGTAGATATTTGGGCATATAAGTTTAAAGCAGCAATACAAAAGCAGTTTCCTGAGTTTGTGTTTCCAATAAAAACATACAGTGCCAGACCCATTATAGACGTACCAAGTGCCTATAAATATAATTTAAAAGGCATTATGCGAACGCTCGGCGGCACCCTAAAAGATTTTTTTAAGCTCAAGATTAAAAGCCTTTACACTCGGTTTTTAGTCCTTTTAGGGTTTAAGCACGATCCCTACGACACCTATAAATACATTATCAATAGACAAAAAAGCAGCAGCTTTAAGTTTCTTTTTTTCTTTTTAATTGGCAGTTACACAACCTACGATAAAGGTATTAACCCAAACAAGAAAAAATATGTCTCATTAATAAAACACATTGGAGACTATTGTGATGTTGGACTTAAAGCATCATATTTTGCCATAAGCAATGTTACTGTTTTAAAAAAGGAGAAAACAAGAATGGAAGAAATTATGAACACCAACCTTGCTGCTTCCAGGCAATCGTTTTCTAAATTAAATTTACCCGAATCTTACAGAAATCTTATTTCTTTGGAAATCAAGGAAGATTACACCATGGGCTATGTAGACCATATTGGTTTCAGAGCAGGCTCATGCACACCTTTTCTATTTTACGATTTAGATTATGAAGTACAGACACCTCTTAAAATAGTACCCTATCACGTTATGGACTACTCGCTTTTAAAGCACCGGTCGTTACTAGACAAAAAGCAAGCCCTAAAGGCTATTATTCAAGAAGTGAAACAGGTAAACGGTATGTTGGTGCCCATATTTCATAATTATACCTTTAGCGATAATACCCGTTGGAAAGGCTTTAAAGATTTGTTTAATATGATACTGAATTCTGCCGATGAGAACTAA
- a CDS encoding DUF2200 domain-containing protein: MKTTPKHNAQIAKLTFASVYPHYVTKVEKKGRTKDELHQVIEWLTGFGEEKIQKLIDEKVTFETFFSKAKLNPNAHLITGVICGYRIEEIESQLTRNVRYLDKLVDELAKGRKMEKILRKS, encoded by the coding sequence ATGAAAACAACTCCTAAACATAACGCCCAAATAGCAAAATTGACTTTTGCATCGGTTTATCCGCATTATGTTACAAAGGTTGAAAAAAAGGGCAGGACAAAAGATGAGTTGCATCAAGTTATTGAATGGCTTACTGGGTTTGGTGAGGAAAAAATACAGAAACTCATTGATGAAAAAGTAACTTTTGAAACCTTTTTTTCTAAAGCAAAACTAAATCCCAATGCTCATTTAATTACAGGTGTTATTTGCGGTTACCGTATTGAAGAGATTGAAAGCCAACTCACAAGAAATGTGCGATATTTGGACAAGTTGGTGGATGAATTGGCCAAAGGTAGAAAAATGGAAAAGATTTTGCGGAAATCATGA